The DNA segment CTCAGAAAAGTGATAAATTTATATGATACCAAATACTTTTATGATTGTCGACAATGAAAGTatcatttttaatctaaattGGTATCTAAGTATTTTATGTTTCATTTGGTTGACATATATTGATTgacaacttttttttctttaggaAAAGATCTTAATTGCTCAACTTTTCCCAAATCTTAGCTTTGTTGGCAGTAACTTTGGTCTTTGGCTGATTGTTggttgtgatttttttaatagtatttcttcatttttattttatctttaatcaCATTTTACGTTATggtggttttattttgttcactCTATTTTTTCTAGAAGCAATAatagttttagtttttagtttttagtttttagtttctaGTTGTCTTTTAGCATATCTATGAGATTTGCCAAGTTAAGGGTGCTGCCAGATCTATTAAAAACCTTTCTCGGAGAGCATTGTCATGATAGAGCATAGTGACGGTATTCGTAAAATTAGAATTCAATATGATGAGGAGGAGGATAAGCCATCAAAGATTTGGTCTTTTATGCATCATTGATGCGGTAGGTCTCTTGGGGTTCTTAGTAATGGTTTCATGGTTGAATGGAGTTCATCGTCAAGTTGATTTGTTGATGGTGGGGTTAAGACACAATTTTCAATAGTTTGATCAAAGTGATGCATCTGTGGTTTGTTTCTAAATTCTTTTAGTATTGCATTTACTGTCAGTttgtctttctctttttttttttgagattattTTGCGCATATAATATTTTTGCATCAAGTTGTAAtgtcttatttattatttgtacTAAATCTCATGTGTTTGTATTCTTTATATTCATGGTTTTCATTAATGctagtattttatttaaaaaagttcTTTTGGTTCACCACGAAAAAATTATTTGGTTCAAAATTTTGGTGTGTTTTAATCACTTCATTGTGTTTCAATTTGTAATGGTGAATATTTGCTTATACCGATGCATATGAAACCCATATTGGTTGGTATgacattttgatattttaaatagatttattttttatttttatttttttacttttataaatacatttaaaattaaaataaaataactaatttaagttataaatctaatttaaaatttatatttgcatataaacatatttttatatatgtaattaaaatatattctcATGCATACATACTTTGTCATTAAGAAACAAGAAATTAGGTTAcaccatataaaaatatttaaaaatgctAATAAATTTGAAATGATATATTAAAACACACGATACAAGTATATAGCACAAGAAAAATACTATACCCATATTATGATTTTAACTACCTTAATTGATGTTATAAATCTTcgtgtttgattttttttaatttgtaagtGAATCAAACCAAGTTCAAGTTGGTAGAAAATCAAGCTCAATATCAATTCAAAATTAGTGATATGAAATCTGTTTTGAACTTGATTGACTTTCACTTTCAAATTCGAGTTGATTTGAGATTATTAGCTTTATTTTTCTAaagtattttgataaaaaaatattaagaattaaattagatttcttaatctcttaatcaattttgaaagaaactttttaaaatattttcaaatattataaaaactcaaaaacaaagtttacaaaaTGCCATCAAAATGTTTTTTAGTAGCCCCAAGACCCTTCAAAATTGTTTTAAAGTTATACGATCTTTTTAAGGCTAAGGATGCATTTGTTTGCTTGTAAAAGCTTTTACGGAAAAGTTTTTCAGCCTTTTCCAATATTTGTTTGGGTGAAAATAATTTCCCACCGTAAAACCATTTACAAAACACGGGAAAATGAaagtttattttagtaaaatgtcttacagattttattttggtaagacattttccaaaccTGAAGCCTCTTCCCTTTCCCCTTCCCCCTCCCCCATCCTTGCCATACTAATCTACTACTTGTCGTCAGCCAGCAGCGGTTTCACAAATACAAAGTCCCAAAACAAAAAAGAGTGAAGAAAGAAACTGAACGACCCCTTTTCTCAGTCGCTATCTCCGACTCTGCGATAACCGAGTGATCACACCAACCCCTGCCCAGAATGTTGTGCCGAGCATCAAGGCTAGTGGCCCGTCGACCCTTTTTGGCAGCAAGGGCTAGACCCTTCTCCACTGATCTGCTAGCGGCCCCCTCTGCGGATGCCACGTTCACGGAGGCGTGGACTAAAGTGATCCCCAATATCGACCCTCCTAAAACTCCTCCATCTTTCATGCAACCTCGCCCTCCCACTCCTTCCTCCATTTCTTCCAAACCCACTGTCAATTTCGTCCTTCCTTATGCTTCTGAGTTGGCCACCAAAGAGGTAacatttggatttttttttcttttttaaaaatatatattttggatattttttatttgtcttcAATTCTATTTTCTGGGATTAGGATTGTGGAAATGAATATTTTCATGCTATTCTCCGGTAAAAGGCAAAATGtcaaatctttattttttatttatgctgaaattatgttagtttttttttacctttattaTCTTCTTTCTTTGTAATGGTGATGATCTGAATGGGTCTCTAATTGTATGAAGTTACTGTTAATTTCAAACATTTGCCCTGTACAACTCCTAATGGTGAATTTATCCAATAATGATACCATTCAATGCAATCTTTAAATCGGGttataaattttgaaacaaaattaaattccCTGAAAGACAGGACAACCAATATTGCACTACAATTTAAAGGGTATTTGTATTACCTTTGTTGATTTTCATATTCAAGGACTGATTATAAGATATCTTTTAGGCTTTTAACTGTAGCTCCTTTGTCCTAAAAGAAATGTTTGTTTTCATATTTGTTGTCTATTTATTGTTAATGCCATTTCTGCTACTCTTTttagatgaaaaagttaatggCCATATCGGGCTTATTTGATTTTGAGTTCATTCGGAATGTACTTAAAAATGCAGTGACATTGATAACTAGTGTCCTTAAAATCCTTGAGTAGACAAATAGAGAGGGTTGTATTTTTATTAGCATTTGCTATCCTACTTTACTTCATGCATTTGCACACCTTGCTATCATGATATTTCTAAGCATTCACTCAGATACTTGAAGCATTTGTGTTGGAAAGTTGGATGTGCTTATATAAAACTTATCTGTTCATATTTTAGTTCCATAGTATTCCTTATTatgctatatatatttttatttaattttcaaaagcATTTGCCTTGCTTTGAATTTTGGACATCGAATGGAACCTAATACTTTTGCACAATGGTAATTAGTTTCAGCTCATGGGCATAGGTTGGTAATGAGTGAAAAGATGTAATTCTAAAAGATTGCACTTAACTACCAAAACTACTGTCTATCTATCACTTATATTTGTTCCTTGAAGGATGATGAGATTACTTATACTTGATCAAGTTTGCTAATCCTTGCTATGATTTGATTCCACTATTCAAACATTTTTCTTACATTCTGTCTTTATTTCTCTTGATAGGTTCCAACACCAAAGGCCACTAAGAAATCTCCTATTATTCTCAAAATGTAATTCTGGCCATATCTATCCCTTCCTTTTAAACGGGTCACTCAATTGACAGAGTTAATTGTTGAAGGTTTATAAGGGGAAAGGGATAAGACATTAATTCAAAAATCAAACTTAAGACTAATGTCAACTGAAGACTTGATATCAAATCCTTTGTCACTCCACTAGTGTTTATTTATGTTCTACTCTTTGTGTTTTGGTATGGTTTTACCtatgaaaattgaaataaaaatgaaactttTCATGGTGCCTTTGCCAAGCAGGAAAATCGTAGAATGTATGAAGGAAAATAATGGATAATATAGTCTTTTATGAATTAGCTCGATTATTATCAGCTTGTTGTGTTCCTAGGAATATGTTACTCCATTGGTAATTAATAATTTACTAGGATAGGAAGTTTAAAAGTGGAGATGTTTTGATGTGTAGAGTTAGTTACTGCAAATGTTACAAATATGATATTGTGATTCCAAGATTTTGAGTATTGTTGTATGAAAAATGAAGATTTatataaatcattgcaatatatgtaaaaataatataaaatataaatttaatagatataaaataagctcaattaaacaatgaaaaattaataaattctcgaatgtatgtttgtttaatttaaaacaatttttgtaaaacattttcaggaaatctgccaaacaacagaaaatattttacacagatttatccaaacactagaaaatatcAACTTTTTcagaaaagtaagtcatttttcagaaattattttTCGGAAACCATTTTCAGCCAAACAAATGGACCCTAAGTATTGATATCATGCATTGAGGTATCAATATTTGTCCCAAGTATTGATACCCAAGCTTGAAATATTGATAGATTACAAGACAATAGCTAAAAACACTTTCTAGAAGGGTAAAATATTGGTAACCTATTTAAGGTACCAATACCTGACCCAAGATATCAATACTCGACCTTTGACATCGATATACAAAATGAAGCCAATAGCCAAAAGCACAAACTAGAGGAGCAAGGCATCAATACTTGTTCTCAAGCTATCGATGCCTAAACATTTCTAACAACTATTTTTACATGAGGTATCGTCAATACTGCTTGCAGAATGTCTTAAATGCGCAAATTTAATGCTTCCACCAACTAAAAACTCCCTCAACAACTACTAAACAAAGAGAGGGTATAAATAAGGCCTCAAAACACTTAAGAGAAGCTAGAGATCAACATTCATAGTTCAAGAGTTTAATTTCTATCATTCTTATCTTTATTCTTTCCATGCTTATATTTTGTACATAAACctttattgagtttatttttcaTTCCATGCTTATATTTTGTACATAAAcccttattgagtttatttttcattctttcaagtgtttatttgtatttttagagAGCTTAATTTTGTAAACACCTGCCTCAGAGAGCTTCTTATTCTTTTTACATCTTTTTAACCTTTGTAAAAGGGGaagatttttttttagttaatttacaAAAACTAGGAAAAAGGTTCTATCTTGCCCTAAGTAAAAGATAATGAGTTGTAAAGATTATACAATTTCTTTGAAATATACTAATTAGTGAATTGGGGCTTAGTTGAAGAAAGCTAAGATAGTGGAGGTAGATAATTGAGGTTGAGCCACTACAAACTATTGTGtcaagatttaaattttaaattttaaatttctcatttgAATAATCAATTCACCTTATCTCGATGTTTATGAGCTTAAAAACTAGTATTTAAGCTAGAATTTTAGAGGAGATTTAACCACTAAGAGAAAATATCCAAAAGAAGCTAAAGCGATACAACAATAGAGATTCAAAATTTGTtggaaaaatcaattaaaatagttATGTTAAGTACAACAgaagtttaaaaaatttctttGAAATTGAGTCGTTATGTTATTTATAGTAAGAAACTTAACAGAAATAATGAAACTAATGGATATTGTGACACCCCATACCTGACCCGATCGCTAGATTCAAATTCATAACACATATTACATTGTCGGAGCAACTCAGACTAGCTCAATATCattctattaaaataaataaaataacatgtaAGCTCAGTTGAAACATATGAATATAATCAATGAATGTTAATGgaacatgtttaaaatttttagatgttgtaAGAGGTTTAAAAACAATGTTAGGATTCGAAcccaaactcatttttctgaattctacTAGTGGTCTCGATGCAAGGTTTTCATGTCTTAAGACAtgataaaattgattttttattcaatGTTGAAGTGTCTCGAGACATTAGGGTCACTGCCTTGAGACTAAAGCCTCCTTGTCTTGAGACTAGTCTCGAGACGTTCTTCCATTGTTTTCCTAATTTAGTTTCAATGTTTAGCTATCTTGAGACAAGATGTCTTGAGACCTAAAATAGGGCAAGTCTTTTTTAGCTTGATGTGCCCATGTCTCAGGACAAAGACCACTTTGTCTCGAGACGTAAATGAGATTGTCTCAAAAGttacttagtaagttttgagaCCATACTCAATGTGTTGCACcaaatggtaaattttgttattGAGGTCTTAAGACACGTTTTTACTGTCTCAAGACTAAATGATTCAATGGCCTAAAATGCACATTTCAATGCTTCCAAAACTTCATAAAAAAACACCTAAACTTACCCAAACTTAAAACACATATTAACTTATTTGATCATCAATCAAACATATCATTCAGTGCATCACAACATagcaaaattagaatgcataattaaacacttataataatgcatcattttttttactaatcAAGCATCAAAATTCATCACTCTAAAGATTATAGGTGAAAATACCTAAATATGctacaaatattaaaatagacATTAAGCCATAAGACCAACCTAGGTTGTAACACCCATACTTGGCGAAGTCTTGAGTCTGGGAGTGTAGGACAAAGGAAATTTGGTTGGCGCGATCTTCCTGCCCAATTGATGTTTCGACACGCTAATAGGGTGCATAAGCAATAATGGGATTTTAAAAGCAAGAAATGTCCTCTGTAAAGTATGTGTATGAATAGAAGAAGAGATTGGCAAAATATGTTAAGGGTTCATAAGTAGTTGGGGATGTCACAAAGATTAAGGAACGCCCAGTTGGTTTAGTTAATGTATAGGTTATACAGTAGCAATATAGTTTGGAATGAACAATAGGTCAAATTGAAAATGTGAAAAGATTTTGGATTCTTATAAACATTTCTTCACAGTTGTAAGCCACCAATGAGGGAAAATTTGAAAGTTGAGTCACACGTGTCAAACGTCACAATGAAAAACATGAATTTTTGCTAAGAAAACTTCTGAAGGAAGAAAAGATTTCCTCTTCCTTCTATTTAAAAGAGCATGATTGTTACATTCCTATAGTTGTTGATCAGGGGATTTTTCTGCTACAGTAAAATTACAAATTGAAGTTCAAGTATAGGGTTGTTTGTTCACCTAGGGTAAGTGTTCTGGACtcatatgaatttttcttgtgaaAGTGAGCTTGCTTGAGTGTAAATAGAAAGATGAAGAAGTAAGGCCATGCATAGAGTTTGTTTAGGTTCTGGATGTAAATAAGAGTTATATGAATAAAGTTTTGACagtattcttatgttttacaattAGTGGCCTTCAAGAGTCCATAAGTGGTTGTGTGAAGTAGGAGCCCTAGGCTGCTATTAAGGTTAACAGGTGAGTCTCTAAGACTGACTCTTACATTTATGTTGTAGTCTAGATATTTTTATGCTAAGTGAGTAAAGCATGAAACTAAAACTACTAAAGCATGAGTCTATGACTTTGATAAGGAAAGGAATAGTATGCATGCATAAATGTCTGAAAGCATGAACATGTCTATCATGAGTTAGTCACAGTTTGAACAAGTCTGATATGAAGTGCATTGCATCTGTAAGCATGAATGCATCTATTATGATGAAGTCTAAAAGGAATAAGCCTATTAAGTATGAGTCTGCATGAAGTGTCTATGTTTGTCTCTGGATTCGTCTAAAGGGGTTTGTTAGGACTAAAAACACGAATCTCTAAAAGGAAAAGTCCATGACACTCTGAAGACCATATCGTGTAAAACCATGACTGGGCTATGACATCATATAGAATATGTAAAGGACAGTTAGGTGAGTACCATCGATGAGGGGCAAACCTTACGACTGTGAGTTTAAGCAAATCCATATCGTCAAAGACACCAACTTCCATATAAGCaagcctttgtggcaaatctCTGATAAGGAATACCTTTGTGGTAATCTGTAAGGAGACGTCTTTGTGGTGCAACCTAAAGAAGTGCCTTTGTGGCAATTTTCGTTAGAAAACATTTGTGGCAATCTCTGTAAAAAAGAAAGCCTTTTTGTTTATCTCTGTTAAAAAGAAAGCCTTTGTAGTGATCTATGTTAAAAAGAAAGCTTTTATGGCGATCTCTGTtaaaaaggaagcctttgtggcaatctcTATCAAAGGatgctgtaacaccccctacccataTTCCTGGCCTAGAAtagggtacggggcattaccgaacttaaaatgatcaatcatgtaaaaatcgaccataaaatttcttctaaattaaaaactttcatacatatgtttaacgtcccttatatgggcctacggggcccaaaacatacattcagggtggttcgggaccaaaccgtaaacatatgaaacttttgcaacacttagaaaattttcacactttggagagtcacacgcccgtgttttcaacccgtgtaactctctgtttataatttcatcacccttgtcagtcgtacacttcatataaataacaagaaacgtgtatgggctcaattctcattaaatttctcatatatatacacaatttcacgttatgtaatcatacaacatatatcagccatatctctgtaatctaaatatattttcatgacaacttatcttgatttcatactatttcatatttaagcttaaataaccaaagtatctgaaatatcatctttatgcaaatagtacacatgaggtatataattccataattatgaataaacacatttatcatacattttccatattcatatatcaatgtctcatgtctccatatatcaataaacgtcattttcataaatttcgagttcaatttcataattatttgtctcgtgttcaatttattctatgtcggaactttattcactaaaacatttgaattatcaatacatatggacaatacattcaagatgaacaattatataatcacaaatgaattcatttatcaaccaagttctatactcatatcttatcaactcgtacttccttatatcacataatttcatgtaacacttaccaaactttgtcaaattagtgaacgtcttacggaattgagtacttcgttttctcgatgccatagttcaactatggtcttacacatcttcacataatgatgccatagcccagctatggtcttacacatattcatatatcgatttcatagcccagctatggtcttacacgtaatcacatattacatatcgatgccatagcccagctatggtcttacatgaatcacatatctcactgatgccatatcccagatatggtcttatacagtagcataaaacacaccgatgccatatcccaaatatggtcttatacagtagcataaaacacaccgatgccatatcccaaatatggtcttatacggaaatcacttgttacttgtagtcgaagctaccactattcactgatcaggtagctggagctaccatttttcactg comes from the Gossypium hirsutum isolate 1008001.06 chromosome A06, Gossypium_hirsutum_v2.1, whole genome shotgun sequence genome and includes:
- the LOC107929819 gene encoding ATP synthase subunit delta', mitochondrial — its product is MLCRASRLVARRPFLAARARPFSTDLLAAPSADATFTEAWTKVIPNIDPPKTPPSFMQPRPPTPSSISSKPTVNFVLPYASELATKEVPTPKATKKSPIILKM